The window CTTTGACCGTACGAGGAATTGTCTGAGACTTCAATAGATAGCaactttattttgaattttgaccATTTGAGGAGTTGTCTATGACTTCGATAGATAGCAATTTTGATGGTTTGGTATCGTCTTTGacttaaaaatgtataaaatttgaattatggttcctattttatgttttttttttcaaatgtgtCCTAGGAACACTCCTTTTCCCCTCATTCATTCTAATTTAATATgcacaaccatttttttttttaaaaaaaaattgtattttaccACACAGATTCCTAATTCATCACCATCTCTCAAAATTGTCCTAGGGAACACTCCTTATGTTTAGTCTTAATGCCTTTACTTTCTTCACTCATTTTCTTCTGCTGCAACAGGCCATAGATTTTCCCGGAGGAAGGGTGATGCTTACTTCTGAAATGCAATTTATCCCAGGTAACCCTCAACAGAGGGTCCACTGTTATCATCTTATGAATAACGACGGCCAAACAAATATGTGCAGCAGTTTTGAACAGGTACCTCCAACTTCAGTCCCACCATGATCAATATTGGTTTGGGAAATTGGAATAAACTTTAGAATAGATTCTACACTCTAAGAAGACCTTGGTCCATTCAAAGCTCTGTTTCAAATGATTTGTTGGGTGTTACACTCACCAGGTGAGCAAGGAAGTTGCAGTGAAGATGTACAGCGACATGATCACCCTTCAAATAATGGACACCATCTTCTATGAAGCACAGAGGCAAGGAAGAATTTCCTTTTATCTCACATCAGTTGGAGAAGAAGCCATCAACATTGCATCTGCAGCTGCACTCTCTCCAGATGATATTGTCATGGCACAGGTGAGCTTCAAGATATAGCTCATATTAGGATCTGAATGATTTCTGATTCAGTGCAATGCAGTACCGGGAGCCTGGAGTTCTGCTGTGGCGTGGTTTCACACTGCAAGAATTTGCCAACCAGTGTTTCGGAAACAAGGCTGATTATGGCAAAGGCAGGCAGATGCCCATCCATTATGGGTCTAAGAAGCTCAACTACTTCACTGTGTCATCGCCCCTTGCGTAAGATATGTAACACCATTGATAAACTTCTTATTAGATGATCAAAACTGAAAAGCTTCCTTGTGTTTTATGCTTGTCAGCACACAACTTCCCCAAGCCGTGGGTGCTGCTTATTCACTTAAAATGGATAACAAGGATGCATGTGTAGTGGCATACTTTGGGGATGGTAGCACCAGTGAGGTAACTCTGCAGGTTTCCCTCGCTCTTGTCAACAAAGGGTTTGATTTGGTTTGGTCGTTTGATTGCTCACTAGCATTGAAAATGGCTTGATCAGGGTGATTTCCATGCCAGTCTAAATTTTGCTGCTGTCATGGAAGCTCCTGTTATTTTTCTGTGTCGCAACAATGGATGGGCCATCAGTACCCCTACATCAGAACAGTTTCGAAGTACTTTTCATCAAACATTGATTCCCATGTTTTTTGCTTTCACCGTCTCTTCTAGATCGAGAATAGCTTCTGCACACTCCCCTTGGATTCACGAATTTCTTTTCGACTCACATGGTGGGATCGGTGGGTGTCGATTTATTTGATTCTTACGCACCCTTCTCTGACAGGTGATGGCATTGTTGTCAAGGGTCCGGCGTATGGAATCCAAAGCATCAGGGTAGATGGGAATGATGCTCTAGCTGTTCATAACGCAGTTCGTGCGGCTCGTCAAATGGCGATTCACGAACAGAGGCCTATACTAGTTGAGGtgcatttcaaatttcaaatttctggCTAAAGTGTTCATCACTTGTAGGATCCACAGCTGAATTTATATATTTCCAGTCATGATTTTCTAAGGTGTTTGGTTTCGGCTCTCAGGCCCTTACATATCGGGTAGGACACCACTCTACATCGGATGACTCCACCAAGTATCGGCCGGTTGATGAGGTTAAGCACTGGGAAATGGGTCAAAACCCTGTAAATAGATTCAGAAAATGGGTTGAAAGGAATGGGTGGTGGAGCGAGGAAGATGAGTCTCAGCTCCGGAGCAGCATCAGGAAGCAGGTGGAAGCCAGAAATTAATGTTCCTTTGTCTTCTGTGAAGTTCAATCATGCATCTCTCTCACATCCTGCTTCAAACTATTCTAACTTGGTTTACACTTTCCTGCAGCTTCTGCAAGCAATTCAAGTTGcagaaaaaatggagaaaccCCCACTTGCAGACTTGTTCAGTGATGTTTATGATGTTCCACCATCGATCCTCTTCGAGCAGGAACAGCAGCTTAGAGAAACTATCAAAAGGCACCCACAAGACTATCCCTCTGATGTTCCTGTTTAGGCCATGCTCGTGAATGAAATTCTAGGAATTCTAACTCTGGAAAGATTTAAATTTCAGAAATGGCCATGGGAAGCAAACGAAATAAGGCATCTTGGGGCATTTCTTTGTGATGTAACAGAGAAGCAtagaaatcaaaataaacaaataaaaaaccaGAGAGGAGAAGGTTATATGATTCAGTATGGTGTCTAAAATCAAGAGATGATAAATGATAGTGGGTTATGTATAAAGTGACTTCGAATGCCATCTCTGTCACTGTAATATTCATTCAGGTAAgattacaaaaaagaaaatgaacgAAAAAGTCATTTCTAGCATAATCCCTGGATTATGAACATTggcaaacaaaaacaaaaagggaacTATTTTCCAGAACCCTGAAGCTGCAGTTATTGTTATCaggaggggaaaaaaattctttaaaaaaggCAGCAAAGAAGGAAAAGTTGTATTGgattctaggttttttttttttacaaaattcgGGTCTAGGCAGTTGTGTACGGACAAAATTATTGTTGGGATAGCCATCACCTTCGTTTCAACTTTAGAAAGAAGGCAATCGACCCATTGTTGCTTCTAGTCctcaattttctcagcaaccaaacacaaagatgaataaggaaaacaaaaaaacaaaaaaaaaaaatctgaaatccaacaattttttgaaaatcaaattaacccgtcagcatcacaaaacccaTGAGGGTCACTTTCGGTGGATCCCACTTTCTGTCTAGCAATCTTGCCATTGTCACCGTTGAGGACGGCAATATTTTCCCGCCCTTTTGATTATGTGTTCGGTATTCGCATATACTAAGAATATAAAGTATATACTCCGAATGTTCTCTACCTTTCATTGTGAATTCtcagagaaaatgaaagagagaatGATCTGGGTCTCTGGACAGCAATTGATTGGCCAGGCCCTCTCAATCCTGCGCCATGTCCTTCTCTTCGTGTTCTACGTTAAACCCACTCGTGTAGCAGTTCTTCATACCCCATAATCTGGAGATCCAGTTGGGGGCTTGCTCTAGAATTCTCCATGGATAGTCCTAGTTTGCCGTCCCGTGTGCTCATTGCGTACGATGCGACAAAGGATTTGGGTAAGGATGAGATTCAGGTCACCATAAAAGAAGTGCGAATGAGGGGTGACATTCTTCGTCGAGGCGACACGCTGGTTGTTTTTGGGGTTTTGCATAAAGTCCAACATCCCAGTAAGTGTTTGTTGAATTTTGTCTTACACCAGAGTCATCTTTTCTTGATTTCCTGAGTTTTGTGCTGGTATAGTGGGTCAAAATCTCAATTGGATTTTGTAGATTTTGTTATATTCGCATTAAAATAGaatcaatttctatttataggtcAGGTTGGATTTTACTCATTTCATGAGATTGGAGTGTGTTTCCACGAAAACTGAAATCAATATTCTAATGTCAAATTGAAATTAGTGAAAAATGAACTACAAGAGCAATCACAAGGACAGTGTAGTAGGAATTTTGGGGCTCTAAAGTCTACTCTTATCTTTGAAGAACCTCATGACTGTATCACCAACTTGTGTAGCCAAGTAGTGGACAATATGCAAGTGAAAGGACTTGGTTACTAGAAGTTTTTCTACGTCTCCAAAATTTATCCAAATTCTTCATCTGAAGCCTATTTGATTTGTATATGTAGTTTACCAAAGGATATATCTTTACGGGAACAGG is drawn from Vitis riparia cultivar Riparia Gloire de Montpellier isolate 1030 chromosome 18, EGFV_Vit.rip_1.0, whole genome shotgun sequence and contains these coding sequences:
- the LOC117907158 gene encoding 2-oxoisovalerate dehydrogenase subunit alpha 1, mitochondrial-like, whose product is MAAWFTRSGNIAHHVKRNMGFFFRPAPTLSDSSWSRSPACLGNSPALLWAGRLESTRAQKLVDSDSENDAPLRDDDQAIDFPGGRVMLTSEMQFIPGNPQQRVHCYHLMNNDGQTNMCSSFEQVSKEVAVKMYSDMITLQIMDTIFYEAQRQGRISFYLTSVGEEAINIASAAALSPDDIVMAQYREPGVLLWRGFTLQEFANQCFGNKADYGKGRQMPIHYGSKKLNYFTVSSPLATQLPQAVGAAYSLKMDNKDACVVAYFGDGSTSEGDFHASLNFAAVMEAPVIFLCRNNGWAISTPTSEQFRSDGIVVKGPAYGIQSIRVDGNDALAVHNAVRAARQMAIHEQRPILVEALTYRVGHHSTSDDSTKYRPVDEVKHWEMGQNPVNRFRKWVERNGWWSEEDESQLRSSIRKQLLQAIQVAEKMEKPPLADLFSDVYDVPPSILFEQEQQLRETIKRHPQDYPSDVPV